One Sphingopyxis macrogoltabida genomic region harbors:
- a CDS encoding TonB-dependent receptor: MKFKALIGTSILAMTVATPAFAQDAPAETERDAFGGEIVVTAQRQSERLQDVPIAVSAFSSEALEAQQIKTPSDLQLTLPNVTFTKTNFTGASFTIRGIGDLCVGTTCDSATAIHLNGDPLFSTRLFETEFFDLERIEVLRGPQGTLFGRNATSGVVNVITAKPKLGLFEAAAEGEYGNYDSIKGKAMVNIPIGDTIALRVAGIYLNRDGYTKNTFLNTRIDDRDLYSVRGSLRWEPTDNTTIDLMGSYFREKDQRTRIQKQLCQRDPTGILGCLNTRLDNSPFNGNSTFTAALTSREFLATQGIPAAFALGSLYGPDVYGNTTIPADPRTVNTAYTPNYFTSELTLQGQIEHDFGPVSLQVSGQYQKVKLDASQDYNSNVGDRSLYAGGLGTLQAAASGALGPALQAYFAPVAAAIIPDGPAGQLCTSLAEESGFGSFGGNKICSDQSLQFDRSNQYNSSWSVESILTSDLDGPFNFLIGGIYADYHLTENSYYVNAFPIDYLTGVLGAFNSFANGLPPSFLGTPFFRNNTGDLKIKSYGIFGETYFEVNDKLKLTLGLRYNNDKKAVVARSTLASFLVPFGQTGTAFDSPFVVTFDADPGTPGNQLEQRRSVKFNEWTGRAVVDYKITDDNLLYASYSRGYKSGGINPPLQPIFEVPESFQPEQVDAFEIGSKNAFGDGALQLNLTAFYYKYKKLQLSKIVARTAVNDNVDADIYGFEIEGMVRPDPDWVINLGFSYLHTKVTEDKFTSNPRDFGGGRSDAVIIKDITNAANCAVAPGTSGNAAGSNAFVNFVNNAINAGIDVNGDGTIGAGDIRPGAGLQGTTSFPADGGIASTGAFSICGVLQSYAAAAGNLFDPNGIQVFTAGIPVNIKGNELPQAPNYKFSAGVQYTAHLGDMTLVPRVDLAYTGESYGSIFNGNVNRIKGYAQVNAQLQLNGADDKWFVKGFIQNIFNANSVTGLYITDQSSGNYTNIFTLEPRRYGIAAGVRF; the protein is encoded by the coding sequence ATGAAGTTCAAAGCACTGATCGGAACCTCGATCCTTGCGATGACGGTGGCGACGCCGGCCTTCGCGCAGGATGCACCGGCCGAAACCGAACGGGACGCGTTCGGCGGCGAAATCGTCGTGACCGCGCAGCGCCAGTCGGAACGTCTGCAGGACGTGCCGATCGCGGTCAGCGCCTTTTCGTCCGAAGCGCTCGAAGCACAGCAGATCAAGACGCCGTCGGATCTTCAGCTGACGCTACCCAACGTTACCTTCACCAAGACCAACTTCACCGGCGCCAGCTTTACCATCCGCGGGATCGGCGACCTTTGCGTCGGCACGACCTGCGACAGCGCGACCGCCATCCACCTCAACGGCGACCCGCTCTTCTCGACCCGCCTGTTCGAAACCGAGTTTTTCGACCTCGAACGCATCGAAGTGCTGCGCGGGCCGCAGGGTACGCTGTTCGGCCGCAATGCGACGTCGGGCGTGGTCAATGTGATCACCGCCAAGCCGAAGCTCGGCTTGTTCGAGGCGGCGGCCGAAGGCGAATATGGCAATTATGATTCGATCAAGGGCAAGGCGATGGTGAATATTCCCATCGGCGACACCATCGCCCTTCGCGTCGCGGGCATCTATCTCAACCGCGACGGCTATACGAAGAACACCTTCCTCAATACGCGCATCGACGATCGCGATCTTTATTCGGTCCGCGGCTCGCTGCGCTGGGAACCGACCGACAACACGACCATCGATCTGATGGGGTCCTATTTCCGCGAAAAGGATCAGCGCACCCGTATCCAGAAACAGCTTTGCCAGCGCGATCCGACCGGCATCCTCGGCTGCCTGAACACGCGGCTCGACAATTCGCCGTTCAACGGCAATTCGACCTTCACCGCCGCGCTGACATCGCGCGAATTCCTCGCGACGCAGGGCATTCCGGCGGCGTTCGCGCTCGGCAGCCTCTATGGTCCCGACGTATATGGCAATACGACGATCCCCGCCGACCCGCGGACGGTGAACACCGCCTATACGCCCAACTATTTCACAAGCGAACTGACGCTGCAGGGGCAGATCGAGCATGATTTCGGGCCGGTCTCGCTGCAGGTCTCGGGCCAGTATCAAAAGGTCAAGCTCGACGCGTCGCAGGATTATAACAGCAACGTCGGCGACCGCTCGCTCTACGCGGGCGGCCTCGGCACGCTGCAGGCGGCGGCGAGCGGAGCGCTTGGCCCGGCGCTGCAGGCCTATTTCGCGCCGGTTGCCGCAGCAATCATTCCGGACGGGCCGGCCGGGCAGCTTTGCACCTCGCTGGCCGAGGAAAGCGGCTTCGGCAGCTTCGGGGGCAACAAGATCTGCAGCGACCAGTCGCTGCAATTCGACCGGTCGAACCAGTATAACAGCAGCTGGTCGGTCGAAAGCATCCTGACCAGCGACCTTGACGGTCCGTTCAATTTCCTGATCGGCGGCATCTATGCCGACTATCACCTGACCGAGAACAGCTATTATGTGAACGCCTTCCCGATCGATTATCTGACGGGGGTGCTCGGCGCGTTCAACTCCTTCGCCAACGGCCTGCCGCCGTCGTTCCTCGGCACGCCCTTCTTCCGCAACAACACGGGCGACCTGAAGATCAAGTCGTACGGCATCTTCGGCGAAACCTATTTCGAGGTGAACGACAAGCTGAAGCTGACGCTCGGCCTACGCTACAACAACGACAAGAAAGCCGTCGTCGCCCGCTCGACGCTGGCAAGCTTCCTTGTTCCGTTCGGACAGACCGGAACCGCGTTCGATTCGCCCTTCGTGGTGACATTCGACGCCGATCCCGGCACGCCGGGCAACCAGCTCGAACAACGCCGCAGCGTGAAGTTCAACGAATGGACCGGCCGTGCGGTCGTCGACTACAAGATTACCGACGACAACCTGCTCTACGCGTCCTATTCGCGCGGCTATAAATCGGGCGGCATCAACCCGCCGCTGCAGCCGATCTTCGAAGTCCCCGAATCGTTCCAGCCCGAACAGGTCGACGCGTTCGAAATCGGTTCGAAGAACGCCTTCGGCGACGGCGCGCTGCAATTGAACCTGACGGCCTTCTACTACAAGTACAAGAAGCTGCAGCTCAGCAAGATCGTCGCGCGTACCGCGGTCAACGATAATGTCGACGCCGACATCTACGGCTTCGAAATCGAAGGCATGGTCCGCCCCGATCCGGACTGGGTCATCAACCTCGGCTTCAGCTACCTTCACACGAAAGTCACCGAAGACAAGTTCACCAGCAACCCGCGCGACTTTGGCGGCGGCCGTTCCGATGCGGTCATCATCAAGGACATCACCAACGCCGCGAACTGCGCCGTGGCACCGGGAACGTCGGGGAATGCCGCGGGCAGCAATGCCTTCGTCAACTTCGTCAACAATGCGATCAACGCAGGTATCGACGTCAATGGCGACGGCACCATCGGCGCCGGCGACATCCGTCCGGGCGCGGGATTGCAGGGGACGACCAGCTTCCCCGCCGATGGCGGGATCGCATCGACCGGCGCGTTCAGCATCTGCGGCGTACTGCAAAGCTATGCCGCGGCAGCGGGCAACCTGTTCGACCCGAACGGGATCCAGGTCTTCACCGCGGGCATACCGGTCAACATCAAGGGCAACGAGTTGCCGCAGGCGCCGAACTACAAGTTCAGCGCGGGCGTGCAATATACCGCGCATCTTGGCGACATGACCCTCGTCCCGCGCGTCGACCTTGCCTATACCGGCGAAAGCTATGGCAGCATCTTCAACGGCAACGTCAACCGGATCAAGGGCTATGCCCAGGTCAACGCGCAGTTGCAGCTCAACGGTGCCGACGACAAATGGTTCGTGAAGGGGTTCATCCAGAACATCTTCAACGCCAACAGCGTCACCGGCCTGTACATCACCGACCAGTCGTCGGGTAACTACACCAACATCTTCACTCTCGAACCGCGCCGCTACGGCATCGCGGCGGGTGTGCGGTTCTAA
- a CDS encoding TonB-dependent receptor: MTLRNILLGATMLCAATTPAFAYAQDAAPADDTATANDADYGNEIIVTASKRSQTLQDTPIAVSVTSAADIENAAIRDLIDLQSAVPSLRVSQLQSSANTNFIIRGFGNGANNAGIEPSVGVFIDGVYRSRSAAQIGDLPNLERVEVLRGPQSTLFGKNASAGVISIVTQKPQYEFGGAIEASYGNYDAITVKGNITGPISDTVAFSLAGNYNRRDGYARDLNLDTDVNDRNRWGVRGQLLFEPTDALSIRLIGDYDKIDENCCIAGNVIAGPTVAITNALAGGPSVDANNPFSYNVYNNFLSTNEIENYGGSAQIDYDLGKLALTSITAYREVRANTNQDSDFTSADLIGQNSQQLGIDTWTQEVRLTSDFDGPINFLLGGYYFNEKIKQKNDIRFGEDFRPYGNALIQAASGGALSVPALEAALGAPSGSFFREGDGLDEAYRLKNTAWSIFGTVDFEVTDRLTLSAGANYTQDRKKFATNVISTDTFSGIDLNDPAFAGFRNQLLLGGALQQAGVNPNDPAAVFAFATNPATAATFQAFQAFANANQNNPAANPLNGLKPFQFLPPFLNLPNSVEPGKTSDNDLAWSVRASYELTDTVNVYATYATGFKASSVNLSRDSRPLASDLAAIGAAGLATPNLVSGSRFAAPEESEVYEVGLKANWSVAALNLAAFKQSIKGFQSNIFTGTGFALANAGKQSTWGVEFDGSVRPVDGLNLTLAVTWLDPKYDSFINSAFGDISGTMPAGIPELTMAAGGTYTHEFAGGTKAIFHVDYHYESPVQIVEGLTGLPASVAQNLKREVNQLNASFTVALTNGFELGVWGRNLTNATYLTTIFPAVAQAGSVSGYPNQPRTYGVTGRFKF; encoded by the coding sequence ATGACTTTGCGCAACATCCTGTTGGGCGCCACCATGCTGTGCGCCGCGACCACCCCTGCCTTTGCCTACGCCCAGGACGCCGCGCCCGCCGATGATACGGCGACCGCGAACGACGCCGACTATGGCAATGAAATCATCGTCACCGCCAGCAAGCGTTCGCAGACGCTGCAGGACACGCCGATCGCCGTGTCGGTGACCTCGGCGGCCGACATCGAAAATGCGGCGATCCGCGACCTCATCGACCTGCAGTCGGCAGTGCCGAGCCTGCGCGTGTCGCAGCTCCAGTCCAGCGCCAACACCAACTTCATCATCCGCGGCTTCGGCAACGGCGCCAATAATGCCGGTATCGAACCGTCAGTCGGCGTGTTCATCGACGGCGTCTACCGTTCGCGTTCGGCCGCCCAGATCGGCGACCTACCGAACCTCGAACGCGTCGAAGTGCTGCGCGGTCCGCAGTCGACGCTGTTCGGCAAGAATGCCTCGGCGGGCGTCATCAGCATCGTCACGCAAAAGCCGCAGTATGAATTCGGTGGCGCGATCGAAGCGAGCTACGGCAATTACGATGCGATCACCGTCAAGGGCAATATCACCGGCCCGATCAGCGATACGGTCGCCTTCTCGCTCGCCGGCAACTACAACCGCCGCGACGGCTATGCGCGCGATCTCAACCTCGACACCGACGTCAACGATCGCAACCGCTGGGGCGTGCGTGGCCAGCTTCTGTTCGAACCGACCGACGCGCTGTCGATCCGCCTGATCGGCGATTATGACAAGATCGACGAAAATTGCTGCATCGCCGGCAATGTCATCGCCGGCCCGACCGTCGCGATCACCAACGCGCTCGCCGGCGGCCCCAGCGTCGACGCCAACAATCCCTTCTCGTACAACGTCTACAACAATTTCCTGTCGACGAACGAGATCGAGAATTACGGCGGTTCGGCGCAGATCGACTATGATCTCGGCAAGCTCGCGCTGACCTCGATCACCGCCTATCGCGAAGTGCGCGCCAACACGAACCAGGATTCGGACTTCACATCGGCCGACCTGATCGGGCAAAACAGCCAGCAGCTGGGCATCGACACCTGGACGCAGGAAGTTCGCCTGACCTCGGACTTCGACGGTCCGATCAACTTCCTGCTCGGCGGCTATTATTTCAACGAGAAGATCAAGCAGAAGAACGACATCCGCTTCGGTGAGGACTTCCGCCCCTATGGCAATGCGCTGATCCAGGCCGCGAGCGGCGGAGCGCTGAGCGTTCCCGCGCTCGAGGCCGCTCTTGGCGCCCCGTCGGGCAGCTTCTTTCGCGAAGGCGACGGGCTCGACGAGGCCTATCGCCTGAAGAACACCGCCTGGTCGATCTTCGGTACGGTCGATTTCGAGGTTACCGATCGCCTGACGCTGTCGGCCGGCGCGAACTACACGCAGGATCGCAAGAAGTTTGCGACCAACGTCATCAGCACCGATACTTTCTCGGGTATCGACCTTAACGATCCGGCGTTTGCCGGTTTCCGCAACCAGCTCCTGCTCGGTGGCGCGCTGCAGCAGGCGGGCGTCAATCCGAACGATCCGGCTGCGGTGTTCGCGTTCGCGACCAATCCCGCCACTGCGGCAACCTTCCAGGCGTTCCAGGCCTTTGCCAACGCCAACCAGAACAATCCGGCGGCGAACCCGCTTAATGGGTTGAAGCCGTTCCAGTTCCTGCCGCCGTTCCTCAACCTGCCGAACAGCGTCGAGCCGGGGAAGACGAGCGACAACGATCTCGCCTGGAGCGTCCGCGCGTCGTATGAACTGACCGACACGGTCAACGTCTATGCGACCTATGCGACGGGCTTCAAGGCAAGCTCGGTCAACCTGTCGCGTGACAGCCGTCCGCTCGCGAGCGACCTGGCCGCGATCGGCGCGGCCGGCCTGGCGACTCCGAACCTCGTTTCGGGTTCGCGCTTTGCGGCTCCGGAAGAATCGGAAGTCTATGAAGTCGGGCTGAAGGCGAACTGGTCGGTCGCGGCGCTGAACCTTGCCGCGTTCAAGCAGTCGATCAAGGGTTTCCAGTCGAACATCTTCACCGGCACGGGCTTCGCTCTTGCCAACGCCGGCAAGCAGTCGACCTGGGGTGTCGAGTTCGACGGCTCGGTGCGTCCGGTCGATGGGCTCAACCTGACGCTCGCAGTGACCTGGCTCGATCCGAAGTATGACAGCTTCATCAATTCGGCGTTCGGCGATATCTCGGGCACCATGCCCGCGGGTATCCCCGAACTGACGATGGCCGCCGGCGGTACCTATACGCATGAATTTGCGGGCGGGACCAAGGCGATCTTCCACGTCGACTATCATTATGAAAGCCCGGTCCAGATCGTCGAAGGCCTCACCGGGCTGCCGGCAAGCGTTGCGCAGAACCTGAAGCGCGAAGTCAACCAGCTCAACGCGTCGTTCACCGTCGCGCTGACCAACGGCTTCGAACTCGGCGTGTGGGGCCGTAACCTTACCAATGCGACCTACCTGACGACGATCTTCCCGGCCGTCGCCCAGGCGGGCAGCGTCTCGGGCTATCCGAACCAGCCGCGCACCTATGGCGTGACCGGCCGCTTCAAATTCTGA